TCTTGTTGAGagcaaagttttaaaatctGTTTCGGTGATTGTTCCAGTTGAGGCActggaacaaaatatttcaatactgGTATTTTTTGATGTACCGTTTCGGAATAGAcactatataaataaattatatgtataataactatatttcaaaataaaaccaatacaaattttaaaaccataCATACCTaataaacttaataatatttctcaatagtgaatataaattttaaacacatatttataaaattcaataaaatatcataagttctcaatccaactgttaaaagaaataatcatttatttttatcaataagaTAAAAAGGATCAATATTTCTGGAAGGCTGTGGAGCTGCAGGCGTTGGGGTTTATTGATCTGTGGCGTTTTGACTTGTGCGGGCTCCCAATTGATGGTGattttggattttaatttttggaagGCTGGAAGCACCGAAGTAGACTAATCACTAAAGATTAAAGAAATTTTGCAAGTGGAAGAATTGAAGAAATCGTAAAAGGCAGGGGACTTCACCGTTTCATGCTTCACCTTTCGGGAATCAGGTCTCAGAGTCAAGCGTCGACtaattacaaaaaagtaaacaAGAAAAAGTAAAGTCATCAGGTGGAAGATTCAGGAATCAAAAAGTACAGAAGACAAAAAGAAATTTACGGAATTGTTTGTGTACTTTAACcttattacaaaaatgccatccccaaaaattaaagaagaaaagcaaaatTACGGATCTGTCCATGTGCTTTAGcttaattacaaaaatgccaTCCATCAGACTCTCATATACCATTTCGGACCAGAATACCCATTTCATCTGGAATACCGAATTTTGGCCGGAATATATCGAACGATCCGAAACGTCCGGAATTTGAGCCGGTATGAAATATATGGTTTCTCAATTTCAGCTACTGTTCCGAAACAAAAAATTTCGATCGAAATGAAAcgaatttcaaaactttggttaaGAGGCCTCCAAGCAAAAAAGCTGAGAAAGAAAACTTGAGGAAGTAGAAATCTCAGAAATCATGTGATACTGAGTTCAACATGGTGTTAGGTCAAATGACCGAGGAAAGACGACTGTGCATTGTAGAGAGGAGAGCATACATGATAAAGGCAGATCATGATAGAGAAGAACGCATACATAATAAAGGCAGATCATGATAGAGAAGAACAATTGgaacttgagaaaaaaaaacttcGAAGCCGAGATGATGAGCAAGGATCTTGCTGGTATGAATGCCATGCagcatgtgatgacccgtttttatatgtattttcactagaggagttgtttttaatttaattagtatagtagttcttttattttaaattattgtattttaattggttttattttatttaatgtgatgtttaatttattttagtcgttttatgtttttaaaatcgttttctgCGGATTAGTTTTTGAATTTcggaagtgaggactggacctcatttcttttccctcatcttttctttttcccttttttcttttctttttctttccctttttcctttttctttctttttctttctttcttcttcctccttcttcCCGTGCGCACGACCCAGCCCCCCCTTTTCCGTCCGTTTCTTCCACTGCCCAGTTCGCCGCCGTCCcgccgccgtgtagtgcaccgcccctaccggtcgactcccctccgaccggtgatcacctccctcaattttcaggccaacccgtccagccgttagctgccatgcacggctggaagtcatgACACCagctctcctttctctctctgtcgccggttgcttccTCAGCCCAgaacgtggccgacaccacccacccagttttcttctcctccgaccggtgaacatccccaccaagtttcacttccatccgagccactgttagccgccacgagctcctccaagccgcacgatttttatgctttttcggcgccatcgctccacctccggccaccatctcttcacaacttcttcccctacctcttgccgtcctaacccacccaattttggccccgatctgttgccggagcagctcccacgagctcaactccgatttggactttttttgcttccaccgccgtttccaccgtcacccacggccaaagctcacttcctttagcttcataaacatttcaaggccatttcctatcaatttcgtgtcttggtttgtccccgtttgaaagtgagtaatttactacccacggccacagtgtaaaatacactgttacattgctttttctccgccgtttgcaacgccgcgagctttcgaaaaataccgcatagctctgtaagtatttttcaaactctacttttagatttaaatatattttgctcttacaataattatttgactgctggttggttgattcccgactgagtccgaggagtttgggggtcggatggattgaggatggagttgcttgattttgttgttttgtgattggttggttgttttgtgccttgaggttgcatttacatggtgcatgcacgtgcattttattaaattgagaaaattttgttttattggtgtaaatgaattttcggatgcgtgtgtatcacgaccccaagccgagatggggtattatcttggtggagctgctctgttcactcgggagtgtaatagactgagtgatgtcccttgagttgtttctgggcgacaacgggagcgggcaggatgataacgctctcgtaccgactccgtggcccttcgctggcgagggctagaggatgcttggctactgGCGAAGGcgtgaaactgggcatcgctcgtttaggtgtcatacaCGTGGTcattacctacggtgtggcacaggagtcagggtgtgcaggtgacccctaggagaggtcatggtgcattcggattaattggttattgatatgagttggaattgggccaaatgagacttttggcatgagttgaaaaagtaatacgtttttggcgccaaatgggatttttggcatgcgtgaaaaaatgtggtttacaGGTCATGtgcattttcattcttttatgcatattgtttgagttttaatatgcttttatctagtggcgtttggattttacttacctgcggcaccatttttggtaccgtaaattttgatgtagagatcgaggaggaggaggaggctgagcccgaggaggcggctccgccggagttttgagttggagtttatgtctTATAGCtggatttgaaacaatatttgtagtttgcaatattttattatgtatgttttgaacgagtttgtattaaacaatgaaaattttggtacttagtttatgactttgctatctgctgcgtgtttcttcgtgcacatttattgcttatacacacacttggcacttggcgatagggtggtgacccgtaatgtcaccatccagacgtcttgattttcccgtatctgtacgtggggatttgagggcgtcacactGCAAGTCTACTTCTTTAATATTCAGAGGAAAATTTATGAAACATCTCTAAATGCTTCCAAAGATACATCTGAGAAATCTCCATCCACACCTTATGGAGGTGTGTAACTGTTGGGTAAATTTGCAGTAAATCTTATTTTAGTGGCTACCCAGCCACTTGTGAAGGAAGAATCATGTAGCTGGGCAACAACTATGAGATTTGATTGTGTATTTTTGAAAtggatgatattcttttggAATTGTGATATGATGAAAATAGTAGATTGCTGTAAAGGTCTCGAATCTTGTGGGCCGGTCGTAACTTTTTGCTAGTAGAAACTTGAGCAAATTGTTTGTTAAGTTTGGAAATACTTATGTAGACTGGTGGATTAGATTTAATTTTCAAGATGTattgatttcatatttttgtgGGCTGATTTCAGATCTTTCCAGATTGAATTTCAGATTCTATGCTGGTTTTGTGTAGGGCAATAGTTGTGTGTGATTTTTGAGTTCTATGCATGTGTAACTTGGGAATAATGGACTGCAGTGGTGGTTGTTTTATCAGatctgatttctttttttttttttaaatggatgacATTATTTTTGGAATGGAGGGaggatgatattattttatgagaTCGTGAAATGTAGAGTCGGTTTGTTTTTAGATCAAGGCACTTGTACCCTTTGTGGGTACTGCTGTATCCTAAGAATAAGCATGAGGTTGATCGAAAGTTGAGTTTATTTGGTAAGTATGGATGTAAGTTTGGCCAGCATTAACAACCAAACACCTTTAGAAACTTATAGTCAGGGTCTTTTTTATGGACCATGAAGTAAGGTGATTGGTTGTTAAGAGCAGGAGAAGGTAGACGATTAATAAGATATACCGCGGTTTCAAAGGCTTCGGCCCAAAATGTGAAGGGTAAAGATGCTTGGGCCAAAAGTGCAAGCCTAGTTTCCATGATGTGACAATATTTTCTTTCGACAAGcccattttgttgatgggtGTGTGGGCAAGAAAAGCGATGTTTAATTCCAAGTTTTTGGCACATGGAGGTGATGGGTTTAAATTCACCACCTCCATCGGTCTGCAATGTTATTAACTTGGTTTTAAACATGCATTCAACAAGAGGTAAAAATGTAGAGAAAATATTAAGAGCCTCATATTTGAGTTTGAGAggaaaaatacatgtaaatcgtgtaaaatcatcaacaaaGGAGATATAATATTTAAAGCCCATTATAGAAACATAAGGGGCAGGGCCCTATAAGTCTGAATACACTAAATCTAAAGGCCCACTAGAAGAGGCCCGACTGGAATTAAAGGGGAGTTGGCAAGCTTTTGCAAGAGGACATTCAGGGCATTGAAATACAACATCGGTAGGACAAGTTGGCAAACACCTTGAGCGCAGAATGCTGGAGACTTGAGTTAGAGATGGATGACCCATCCTTCGATGCCATTGGGCAATAGAAGCACGTTCACCAATATGAGCAGAGGGAGTAGATGCTGGAGATGGAAACACATAGAGGCCATTATGGGTTGGCTTTATGAGGAGGATTTTCCTGCTCTGAGAGTCCTTAACAGAGAAGTGAGAagagtgaaattcaaagaaGCAGCAgttatcaacacaaaatttgaggACAGAGACAAGATTCTTAGTGATTAGTGGAACATGTAGTAAATTTCGAAGAAGAAAGGAGGAAGAAGTTATGGGTAGAGATGAATCACCGTAAGCATTGATAGGGAGATCATTACCATCACCTACGAGAATGGTTTCATCACCATCGTACTGCGCTGAGGACAGGTTCAAGTTGCTCATATCATTTGTAATGTGATGAGCAGCTCCTGAATCTGGGTACCACAAGGTGTTAGGAGAGCCATTCTGAGTTGGGAAATTTGTCGTGTAGTTGGCAGAGAAATTTGAGGGAGCTTCATATTGAAAGGCATTGTTGAACTGATTTCTGCATTGAAGGGCAACGTGTCCAACCCTGTTGCATACTTGACAAATAGGACTTGTTGAGTTGTATTGTGGAGCAGTGTTGGTGAAGGAAGCATGTCCATGACCATTATTGTGATGGCGTCCCCTGCCACGACCATTTCGACCACCACAGGAGATCCACAACCCCTTTGATCACGTGGGGCATTAGAACtgtaatttgtaaaaatttctcCAGAGGAAATGAGAGATTTAGCATTGTGAGATATGTGGGTCTCATGGATGAGGAGCATTTGATATAATTCATGGGAGTTAAGAGTGTCGATTCTCGTAGTAATAAATGTTACAAACTGCTCATACGAAGGACCTAACCCATGTAATAGGTAGGTAACAAGTTCTTTGTCAAATAAATGGCTTCCATTAGCAGCTAAGAAATCAGAAAGTAAACGCACCTTGCCAAAGTATTCAGAAATTGTTTGCTCTCCACGTGAGAGGTTGGTGAGTTGAAAGCGCACCTGAAACTCCTTAGCTTGAGAATGGGAGGAGAACATTGAAGCAAGTTTGTTCCAGAGGTCATATGCTAAAGTTGAGGAAAGAACATGGCTGAGGATGGACTCagacagagaggaaaaaaggaTGCTAAGGACCAATTGATTGGTGCATTGCCATGAGAGATAGGCAGGGTTGGTTTTGGGTGCTAAGTTAGCTTCAATGAGGAACTTAATGGGTGAGGGAGAGGTGCCATTGACAAATGAGTATAAGTCCTGGCCCCGTAGATAGGCAGAGGTTTGAACCTTCCATAGAAGGTAGTTTTGGTGGTCAATTTGGTAGGGATAAGGTTAGAGAAAGAAGGAGAGGGAGGGTTGGGTGAAGCAGAAGACATGGCCATGGatcagtgtggacagtttgtcAAATGGCTCTGGATACCATATTCGATAGAATGACACTAAGAAGAATAATTCTTTTCTTGATTATGAATGAGCAATACAGTGGTCTATGTATAGACCTTTACAATGAATAAGACAAGTAAGAGCCTAACAAATTACAGTGGAGAATAACCACACCTACATCATATCAGAATAACAACCAATTGCTCCTACAATACATTCTATAAacagaaagaataaaattagtGTTGTGTGGCACCGTGTGTCTGCTGTGAGGATGGTCTAGAATCCATGGCATGATCAGTAAGGCTAATAGAACTTGCTCTTGACCATGTTTATTCATTCAATTATGTTGGAATGGAATCTCTTTGCTCAACTCAGTACTTTGAAACCCTGGAGCTTGTAAGATGCCAAGAGATTAGTGATGATTGAGGGACTGTAGCTTGTGGGTCAGTTACCTCGATTATCTGTTCTACAATTAAAGAAGTGTTTGGGGATTTCTGATGATGGTGGCTTAAAGGCACTTGTGGGGTCGTACAAATTGGAATTGCTGGTGAAGATTATCCTCATATTTATGAAAGATCTAGGTGCTCAGGGAGGTGCAAAATCTATATCTTTCAGGCAGGACCTTTCATGGATGTACTGATCTTCTGGGAatgtaaaatatatagtttCTGTAAAAGTGAGTAATTTTATATGGAAGATGCTACAGTCACAGAAGCTTTTTACAGAAAATTTATACCGACTGACATGTCGCTCAACGTGGCATGCCACttgagttaagaaaaaaaatattaagaaaaaaaacacaagacaagacaaaaataaagcaaacaaGCCATCGTCACTTTCTTGAGCTCCCCTCATTGCTGTTACAGTGCCTATCCCGCCATCCTCCTCCAATCCTCACCGGCATGAAAATCCCTAATCTGCCTCATATCCCTCATCTCCACCTAGGAACCCGAAAATCTCCTCATCTCTTTGAACCACACAAACCCATTAAAGAGGAACCACGAACCCTCGCCTGAACATCTCCCCGAGCCATCTTGTCTCCCTCTTGGCATCCTCTCTACATCTCAGCCAAATTTTTGCCTATCAAACTTGGATTGAGCGGACAGAGAAGAGTGCAAAGTGTTTTCAGCAGCAAATTTCTGCCTGTAGTGAATTTCTGTAAGCAATATGTCCTGGCTAGGtgattctttgtttttttttttttttctgctctgaaaaataattgttgtatgaatttaatgattttaGTTTCCTTCATTCTTGGAAAGTTTCCTCAATGAATCTGGTTTACTCAAAGTTTTTGCCTTcaattttttgctttttgtttgTTGATTGGGCGATTTTTGAGAAATCaagctttcttttatttttttagttggcTTCTTAAATTTTCAGGCTTAGAGATGAGGGagattagagaaaaaaatttcagGCTTGGAGATGAGGATTTTCTGGATTCGTGGGTGGAGGTGAGGGAgattggaaaaaaagaaatttcagGTTTCGTATGTAGAGACGAGGAAGACAAGGGAGATCGGCACTTTTcagttgttattttattttatatttttatatctatCTGGCAGTAGCCAGGTCAGTCGGTGGAGAGTTTTCGATAAAAGATTTATGTGGACATAGCATTTTCcattttatatatacaatatttgtataaaattaGTTTTGTAGTGAGTTTGCCTTTGCTGACAATCATGATGCTTATTGTACTTGTTTTCCTAGCTCGTCTTTTGGAGTGTATACTTTTAGAAGTTCTTGATTTTGTAAGTTTCAACATGTTTGTGTTTGGTTTTGCAAGTTTCCAAGTTTTTGATTGGCATGTAAGTTTTCAAATCAGTTTTGATTGGCATGTGATTgacataaatattaattattaaattaaatttaagtattaaattaaattattaattaatatatataagtagtataattgtaaaatattaaaaatattattattaaaaaaataatattatattattattttgattaatttaaatagacTAATGATTAGGGAGGTTTTGAATTTAtagaaagagtaatgctactttTGGTTGGGTTATCCTGTAGACTATATAccactttctattttttttcttttttatattttttaaatatttttaaaaaataaaaagatacacTAATACACTAATATTCACTttgttaataattaagtaaaataataaaaataattaattaaaatatataaacggtcaaaaatggaggaaaaaatTCGTAGGACTAGTATTTTTCTTATGAAAAAATATGCACTTTTCATCTGGCTTTAAAGAAACGTACGGCAATATCCTAAGCGTTGCCGCCTCGTCCTAGCCAACCATCATTTTAATCAGCTCttgctactctctctctctctcttctctctctctctctctctcactctctctgtctctgatACTGCACATCCAGATGGAGAACAAGCACGGCCAGAAGCCTCATGCTGTGATGTTTGCCTACCCTCTTCAAGGCCATGTGATCCCCTTCGTCCATCTAGCCATGAAACTTGCATCTAAGGGCTTCATTATCACCTTCATCAACACCCTCTCCGTCCACCACCACATCACAAAATCCCAACCCCTTATCGCCGCCAAAGACAACATCTTTGCCGGAGCACGTGAATCTGGTCTAGACATACGTTACAAGACGGTTAGCGACGGTTTCCCAGTAGGGTTCGACCGCTCCCTCAATCACGACCAGTTCATGGAGGGTATTTTGCATGTCTTGTCCGCCCACGTCGATGAAATAGTAGAAGAACTGGTTCGGCACTCCGACCCTCCCGTCACTTGCTTGATTGCAGACACGTTTTTCGTGTGGACATCGATGATAGCCGACAAGTATAACCTTGTTAACGTTTCTTTCTGGACCGAACCAGTTCTGGTTTTGACTCTCTACTATCACCTCGACCTCCTTAGAAAAAATGGCCATTTTGCTTCTCAAGGTAATTGCGTAACCTCTCTCTATCTTTCTCTTTTGCCAATTTCGCTGCTCATGTCTCCTTAATTTCTTCCAAACTTTctgcaaataaatagataatcgtgtggacaCCATTGATTACATACCTGGTGTGAGGGCCATCCAACCAAAGGACTTGATGTCTTATCTTCAAGCTACCGACAACATATCGACTGTGGTGCACAGGATCATATACAAGGCATTTCAGGATGTAAAAAGAGCCGACTTTATTGTCTGCAACACTGTCCAAGAGCTCGAGTCCGAGACAATCACAGCCTTACAAGAGAAGCAGCCAATATATGCAATCGGGCCAGTTTTCCCTGCTGGGTTAATCACCAAGAACATTGTTCCTACTAGCCTGTGGTCCGAGTCGGACTGCATCCACTGGCTTCAAACCAAGCCACATGGTTCGGTTTTGTATGTCTCTTTCGGTAGCTATGCTCATGTGACTAAACATGATATTACGGAGATAGCATATGGGCTTTTATCAAGTGGAGTGAATTTTATTTGGGTTCTTCGTCCAGATGTTATGAATTCTGATGAACATGATTTCTTGCCTGTTGGGTTTGAAGATGACATCAAAGGTAGAGGCTTAGTCGTGACTTGGTGCCGTCAGATTGATGTGATCTCGCATCCGACGGTTGGAGGGTTCCTAACTCACTGTGGATGGAACTCGATATTAGAGAGTATATGGTGTGGTGTTCCGCTGTTGTGTTTCCCTTTGCTGACAGACCAATTCACAAACAGAAAACTAGTGGTCGATGATTGGAGAATCGGGCTTAATCTTTGCGACAAGAAGTTAATCACAAGGGAGGAAGTTGCAGCAAAGATCAATCGTGTGATGAGTGGAAAATCAGACGATGAATTGAGGATGAATACAAAGGAGCTCAGAAATATACTAGAGAATGCATTGAACAGTACCCATGGCCATGGATCTTCAGAAAAAAATCTCAATCAATTCATCGATGATGTGAAGCTCAAAGTTAGAGAGAAACTTGGGGTAGTGACATGGGAAACAAACGGTATTCCAATATGAGGAAATCAATATTCACCATTAAAGATCAATCATATGCACCAGTTGATATCATGTTGAAAAGTGATTTTTTGTATTCCAAGATGAAGATCAGTAGCTAGCATTTCTCCTGTGCATTATTGTAGACTAGGGGTAATGTAGTAGATTATAATGATGTGTTGATCTACATCTATTTTTTTGGTCTATGTATCTTCACAGTTGATCTATCAAATAATGGAGTCAAGTGATAGAATTGAACTCCTGCTGAATGGGCCAAATGTGTGGAGTGGTCCTTATCCAAATTTTAACGCATATGGCATGGAAACTGTCAAAATTGCATCATCTGTACATGATGATGCATATTCTTCCACCGAATTATAGAGGTGGTGTCACTGTCTCGAATGGATCTAGACCAGCCCTCTCTCAGAGAGTTTGTCGTCATTTAGTTGCCAATATTCTATCATCTTTTCATAATCTTGTCGTTTGAGAGTTTATATATGTTGATTTTTCTTGATTGCcaattttctaattattatctGATAAGTTGATGGTGATGCCTTTTTGTTCTGTTGTGAGGAATAAA
This genomic interval from Carya illinoinensis cultivar Pawnee chromosome 10, C.illinoinensisPawnee_v1, whole genome shotgun sequence contains the following:
- the LOC122279992 gene encoding UDP-glycosyltransferase 86A1, with translation MENKHGQKPHAVMFAYPLQGHVIPFVHLAMKLASKGFIITFINTLSVHHHITKSQPLIAAKDNIFAGARESGLDIRYKTVSDGFPVGFDRSLNHDQFMEGILHVLSAHVDEIVEELVRHSDPPVTCLIADTFFVWTSMIADKYNLVNVSFWTEPVLVLTLYYHLDLLRKNGHFASQDNRVDTIDYIPGVRAIQPKDLMSYLQATDNISTVVHRIIYKAFQDVKRADFIVCNTVQELESETITALQEKQPIYAIGPVFPAGLITKNIVPTSLWSESDCIHWLQTKPHGSVLYVSFGSYAHVTKHDITEIAYGLLSSGVNFIWVLRPDVMNSDEHDFLPVGFEDDIKGRGLVVTWCRQIDVISHPTVGGFLTHCGWNSILESIWCGVPLLCFPLLTDQFTNRKLVVDDWRIGLNLCDKKLITREEVAAKINRVMSGKSDDELRMNTKELRNILENALNSTHGHGSSEKNLNQFIDDVKLKVREKLGVVTWETNGIPI